The proteins below are encoded in one region of Belonocnema kinseyi isolate 2016_QV_RU_SX_M_011 chromosome 5, B_treatae_v1, whole genome shotgun sequence:
- the LOC117173358 gene encoding ataxin-10 isoform X2 — MELHERLCLCAKEKNWETLTDFLKPKQFPKDESGKLVDTKLLAKVAQITTDPSFEVPEKAKVILLKCLVNSCICAYKHKSYDIRDAKVSKYQTELYALLSQSPISVSTLKIDKTYPVETHFPYDGVSQLAVDTVLQFSKEEKKLSDEELDILRQNVQFLSNLVTFACRNISFPDYEEPPKCIENEEFKNAISKLIGHEHIPVVRAASAFVHNMISQSIKDYFSNSDKSQLVKLLINAAKKGIQSASDVTLFLVQEKNLLPNIYNDLQIHEKLYLLEMIHLNLLESNQCFPVETAKFLADKFKKKSDLVLKTVDTYLDGMEPMEVTILLDILGILTSGDDEVSLILRGDKSLLINGLFLLKSLHMAGKESNNFFTPLQKLSEVAPCNLGQDILLKEAENSKEGEKLPYNKNIQAHPAFGFKAGLIRLVGNMAFENKDNQDLVEK; from the exons ATGGAATTACATGAGAGGTTATGTTTGTGTGCAAAAGAGAAAAATTGGGAAACTTtgactgattttttaaaaccaaaacaatTTCCGAAGGATGAATCTGG GAAACTTGTGGATACAAAATTACTAGCGAAAGTGGCTCAAATTACAACAGACCCAAGTTTCGAGGTTCCAGAAAAGGCAAAAGTCATTCTTCTCAAATGTCTCGTAAATTCTTGCATTTGCGCTTACAAACACAAAAGCTACGATATCAGAGATGCGaaagtttcaaaatatcaaaCTGAACTCTATGCCTTATTATCTCAGTCTCCAATTTCTGTGTCGACTCTAAAAATCGATAAAACATATCCAGTAGAGACACATTTTCCATATGATGGAGTCAGTCAATTGGCAGTTGATActgttcttcaattttcaaaagaggaaaaaaaacTGTCGGATGAAGAATTAGATATTCTCAGACAGAACGTTCAATTTCTTTCCAATTTAGTCACTTTCGCCTGCAGGAATATCTCTTTTCCGGATTACGAGGAACCCCCAAAATGTATTGAAAACGAGgaattcaaaaatgcaatttc AAAACTGATTGGACACGAGCACATTCCAGTGGTGAGAGCAGCCTCTGCTTTTGTCCACAACATGATCTCTCAATCAATTaaagactatttttcaaatagCGATAAATCTCAACTAGTAAAGCTCCTAATAAATGCTGCCAAAAAGGGAATTCAGTCTGCCTCAGATGTGACTCTATTTCTCGTCCAGGAAAAAAATTTACTCCCAAATATTTACAACGATCTCCAGATACACGAAAAATTGTATCTGCTAGAAAtgattcatttgaatttattggaATCGAATCAGTGCTTTCCCGTCGAAACGGCAAAATTTCTCGccgacaaatttaaaaagaaaagcgaTCTGGTTCTCAAAACTGTGGATACTTATTTGGATGGGATGGAACCTATGGAAGTGACGATTCTCTTggatattttgggaattttaacatCAGGGGATGATGAAGTTTCCCTTATTTTGAGAGGAGATAAGAGTCTTTTGATAAATGGCCTCT TTCTCCTGAAATCTCTACATATGGCGGGGAAGGAGTCGAACAATTTTTTCACGCCTTTGCAAAAATTGAGCGAAGTTGCTCCATGTAATCTAGGGCaggatattttgttaaaagaggCTGAAAATTCCAAAGAGGGCGAAAAACTgccttataataaaaatattcaggcGCATCCTGCGTTCGGATTTAAAGCTGGACTGATTCGTTTGGTTGGAAACATGGCATTTGAAAATAAAGATAATCAGGATTTG